From Alcaligenes faecalis, the proteins below share one genomic window:
- a CDS encoding DUF493 family protein: MTISPEESLIEYPSDFPIKVMGQTHETLQDELLAIVLEHDPGFDAATIEVRPSKAGNYTGLTFTVRAVSREQLDNLYRALHAHHLVRVVM; encoded by the coding sequence ATGACCATTTCCCCCGAAGAATCGTTGATCGAATACCCCAGCGACTTTCCTATCAAAGTCATGGGCCAGACTCACGAAACCCTGCAAGACGAATTGCTGGCCATCGTGCTGGAACACGATCCAGGTTTTGACGCTGCCACCATTGAGGTGCGTCCCAGCAAGGCAGGCAACTACACGGGCCTGACTTTCACGGTGCGCGCCGTCTCGCGTGAGCAGTTGGATAATCTTTATCGTGCTCTGCATGCGCATCATCTGGTGCGTGTGGTGATGTAA
- the lipB gene encoding lipoyl(octanoyl) transferase LipB, producing MSDSVRIKWFERPSAYEPIWQAMRDFTEQRGPETADEIWLVEHTPVYTQGQAGKPEHLLNPGGIPVVQTDRGGQITYHGPGQLMVYCLFDLRRVGLYVKEYVRLLEEAVIACLTHFGVEGACCKPGAPGVYVPQGVASQELAKISALGIKIRNGRSYHGLALNIGMDLSPFSGINPCGYEGLQTTDVRSQGVVVPMDEVAQYLSNYLSQAIALRLQAAAA from the coding sequence ATGTCCGACTCAGTTCGTATCAAGTGGTTTGAGCGGCCTAGCGCCTATGAACCCATCTGGCAGGCAATGCGCGACTTTACCGAGCAGCGCGGGCCAGAGACTGCTGATGAAATCTGGCTTGTCGAGCACACGCCTGTCTACACGCAAGGACAGGCTGGCAAGCCGGAACATCTGCTGAACCCCGGTGGCATCCCCGTGGTGCAAACCGACCGGGGCGGGCAGATTACCTATCACGGCCCTGGGCAGTTAATGGTGTACTGCCTGTTTGATCTGCGCCGGGTAGGCCTGTACGTCAAAGAATACGTACGCCTTTTGGAAGAGGCTGTTATTGCCTGTCTGACGCATTTTGGTGTCGAAGGGGCTTGCTGCAAGCCAGGGGCACCGGGTGTCTATGTACCGCAAGGGGTGGCAAGCCAGGAGTTGGCCAAGATTTCCGCATTGGGGATCAAGATTCGCAATGGCCGCTCTTACCATGGTCTGGCCTTGAATATAGGTATGGATCTAAGCCCATTTAGCGGTATCAATCCCTGTGGCTATGAAGGGCTGCAAACGACGGATGTGCGTTCGCAAGGCGTCGTGGTCCCCATGGACGAGGTTGCACAGTATTTGTCTAATTATCTATCTCAAGCTATAGCTCTGCGCCTACAGGCAGCGGCAGCTTAA
- a CDS encoding D-amino acid aminotransferase has product MIAGIDPDSIVYLNGDFVRLGEAKISVLDRGFIFGDGIYDVVPAYHGKPFRIDGHLGRLERSLAKVGITNPFTRREWEKLVLDMLARSGRGADCMVYIQVTRGVAKRDHAFPSNVPPSIFIMVSPFKRVQQERETGLKAVAIEDERWLRCDIKSVSLLGNVLAKQQAVEAGVDEVIQFRDGFLTEGASCNIWIVRDGTLLAPMRNNLILEGIRYSLMEELAAQAGIAFQARQISREEVDTADEIMMTSATKEVLPIVVFNGQPVGDGRPGPVFAKLREGYDKAIKAAEQA; this is encoded by the coding sequence ATGATTGCAGGCATTGACCCCGACAGCATTGTTTATTTGAACGGCGATTTCGTGCGCTTGGGCGAAGCGAAGATCTCGGTACTGGATCGTGGCTTCATCTTTGGCGACGGCATTTATGATGTCGTGCCTGCTTATCACGGGAAACCTTTCCGTATAGATGGACACCTGGGGCGCTTGGAGCGCAGTCTGGCCAAGGTGGGCATCACCAATCCTTTCACTCGACGTGAGTGGGAAAAGCTGGTGCTGGATATGCTGGCCCGTTCGGGCCGGGGCGCCGACTGCATGGTCTACATTCAGGTGACACGCGGTGTTGCCAAGCGCGACCATGCCTTCCCCAGCAATGTGCCGCCCAGCATCTTCATCATGGTCTCGCCCTTCAAGCGTGTGCAGCAAGAACGCGAAACCGGTTTGAAGGCAGTGGCTATTGAAGATGAACGCTGGCTGCGTTGCGATATAAAATCCGTTTCTCTGCTGGGCAATGTGTTGGCCAAGCAGCAGGCGGTTGAAGCCGGCGTGGATGAGGTCATTCAGTTCAGAGACGGTTTTCTGACCGAAGGGGCCTCCTGCAACATCTGGATTGTGCGCGACGGCACTTTGCTGGCACCCATGCGCAACAATTTGATCCTGGAAGGGATTCGCTACAGTTTGATGGAAGAGCTTGCCGCCCAGGCGGGCATCGCTTTTCAGGCGCGTCAGATCTCTCGTGAAGAGGTCGACACTGCCGACGAGATCATGATGACGTCAGCTACCAAAGAGGTGCTGCCCATCGTTGTATTTAACGGTCAGCCCGTCGGTGACGGACGACCCGGCCCTGTCTTTGCCAAATTACGTGAAGGCTATGACAAGGCCATCAAGGCTGCGGAGCAAGCATGA